From one Pithys albifrons albifrons isolate INPA30051 chromosome 22, PitAlb_v1, whole genome shotgun sequence genomic stretch:
- the ESPN gene encoding espin isoform X5 yields the protein MALERTLLAARQGDVEALRGLRAAGLLRPGLRDALGASPAHHAARAGRLACLRYLAAEAALRGDARARNGATPAHDAAATGNLACLQWLLTQGGCGVQDTDNSGATILHLAARFGHHEVIEWLLRFGGSDPMAATNTGALPVHYAAAKGDFPSLRLLLGHCPSTLSAQTKTGATPLYLACQEGHLEIIQYLVQDCGADPHVRAHDGMTPLHAAAQMGHNTVIVWLMSFTTVSLSERDAEGATAMHFAASRGHAKVLSWLLLHGGEITADGWGGTPLHDAAENGELECCQILVVNGADLSVRDQDGYTAADLADYNGHSHCAQYLRTVENMSVEHRVLSRDPSADGECRQPDSGMSSPNTTASAPQARFEVGSPASTLSNYDSCHSSQSSTGEKRGGLPGAPAARVPEPALADMQAYMDMLDPEMRPRGRGPAGEGPLPPPPPAFPPPPPPPPAIRPPPPPPGYPAPAPPAAPHTADIYVRAKNNLRHVESQALRRELASRDTSPEGLRRADSSRRSRNFGKQPSTGDYYKHLGHVVAEQPSPRRMAHSEEASPISADTMRNGESKPSAELPPPPPPPPLPDTACPTPPPPPPLAETPASPRRSSSSTGRGKALRQMKSTKSFNMMSPTGDNSELLAEIKAGKSLKPTPQSKGFTTVFSGSGQAGANAESPVSSPSPTRTPTPPATPEAAGPPRCLAGGSPEPVLNGNSPVPAAGAGAAVEMEVLVPSQDEQGRPIPEWKRQVMVRKLQLRMQEEEEQRRKPGSQSPPPCRHRPLAHGGTPGPTRQPMQEEDTWHLERQLGNLRVMHEAQPGKLLPGRPEEELPLLMPLSATPAPRRFALTHEDAPAHDSQSPTLPRSMAVTTATLRGQEGPRAEGVVSSPGAQHDARREILGCGVSVRSLKANYEGLREPPVPLPRVTKHKWAHSPGSTRQPILEEEYGDGALRLSRPALPELSSPCERTKGCKERAVFLFLEHWKKRALVAMPGEERSRRPGSWRPAAGQLLARWRSVARRVPGRQIRRLSRTTVLYWPQHFLPHVGGSPMPHDSLPLDLFMLGYFQLLEMPLSPEERRFRHLLCYEMFDRLGSYSWHHVRRFHRTVLEQIEAGHRHWLDGFEDLVQEFFGDDPVAGSESLPELPTMAPEGQEAAVPVPVLELGEFSEEDICRFIDRSFSFWKEKEAQMSDT from the exons ATGGCACTGGAGCGGACGTTGCTGGCGGCGCGACAGGGAGACGTGGAGGCGCtgcgggggctgcgggcggcTGGACTGCTGCGGCCGGGGCTGCGGGACGCCCTGGGCGCCTCCCCCGCACACCACGCCGCCCGCGCCGGTCGCCTCGCGTGTCTCCGGTACCTGGCGGCCGAGGCCGCGCTCCGCGGGGACGCGCGGGCGCGCAACGGGGCCACGCCGGCCCACGACGCCGCCGCCACCGGCAACCTCGCCTGTCTCCAGTGGCTGCTCACGCAGGGGGGCTGCGGCGTGCAG GACACAGACAACTCTGGTGCCACCATCCTACACCTGGCAGCCCGCTTTGGTCACCATGAGGTGATCGAATGGCTCCTCCGCTTTGGAGGCAGTGACCCCATGGCAGCCACCAACACAGGAGCACTGCCTGTCCACTACGCCGCGGCCAAAGGGGATTTCCCGTCCCTGCGACTCCTCTTGGGACACTGCCCCAG CACGCTGAGTGCCCAGACCAAGACGGGGGCTACCCCACTGTACCTCGCCTGCCAGGAAGGCCacctggagatcatccagtaCCTGGTGCAGGATTGTGGGGCTGACCCCCACGTGCGCGCACATGACGGCATGACCCCACTGCACGCTGCTGCCCAGATGGGCCACAACACTGTCATCGTATGGCTG ATGAGCTTCACGACGGTGAGCCTGTCGGAGCGAGATGCTGAGGGGGCCACAGCCATGCATTTTGCTGCCAGCCGTGGCCATGCCAAGGTGCTgagctggctgctgctgcacgGCGGGGAGATCACTGCTGACGGCTGGGGCGGCACACCACTGCATGATGCCGCCGAGAATGGCGAACTGGAG tgctgccagatCCTGGTGGTGAATGGTGCCGATCTCAGCGTCCGTGACCAGGATGGCTACACAGCAGCTGACCTTGCTGACTACAACGGCCACAGCCACTGTGCCCAGTACCTGCGCACTGTGGAGAACATG AGCGTGGAACACCGTGTGCTGTCGCGAGACCCCTCAGCGGATGGGGAGTGCCGGCAGCCTGACTCAGGCATGTCATCGCCCAATACCACGGCATCGGCACCCCAGGCGCGCTTCGAGGTGGGCTCCCCTGCCAGCACCCTCTCCAACTACGACTCCTGCCACTCCAGCCAATCCAGCACCGGGGAGAAGAGGGGCGGCCTCCCTGGGGCCCCCGCCGCCC GGGTGCCTGAGCCGGCGCTGGCGGACATGCAGGCGTACATGGACATGCTGGATCCTGAGATGCGGCCACGGGGCCGGGGCCCAGCAGGCGAGGGCCCCCTGCCGCCGCCACCCCCTGCCTTTCCCCCACCAcctcccccaccccctgccatccGGCCACCCCCGCCACCCCCTGGCTACCCTGCACCCGCGCCCCCTGCCGCCCCCCACACTGCTGACATCTATGTCCGGGCCAAGAACAACCTGCGGCACGTGGAGAGCCAGGCGCTGCGCCGAGAG CTGGCGTCGCGTGACACCAGTCCCGAAGGCCTGCGCAGGGCTGACTCCAGCAGGCGGTCAAGGAATTTCGGCAAGCAGCCGAGCACCGGTGACTACTACAAGCATCTGGGGCACGTTGTGGCCGAGCAGCCCAGCCCCCGGCGAATGGCGCACAGCGAAGAG GCATCACCCATCTCAGCAGACACCATGCGCAATGGGGAGAGCAAGCCCAGTGCCGAGCTGCCACCTCCGCCACCACCCCCACCACTGCCCGACACCGCCTGCCCGACGCCCCCACCACCGCCTCCGCTGGCCGAGACCCCCGCCAGCCCTCGccgctcctcctcctccacggGAA GAGGAAAGGCGCTCAGGCAGATGAAGA GTACCAAGTCCTTCAACATGATGTCCCCCACCGGTGACAACTCAGAGCTGCTGGCTGAGATCAAGGCTGGGAAGAGCCTCAAGCCGACTCCACAGAGTAAAGGCTTCACCACTGTCTTCTCTGGCAGCGGCCAGGCAGGGGCCAAC GCAGAGTCGCCGGTGTCCTCCCCGTCACCCACCAGGACGCCTACCCCACCAGCCACCCCCGAGGCTGCCGGGCCACCACGTTGCCTGGCAGGGGGCTCGCCGGAGCCGGTGCTAAATGGAAACTCACCAGTGCCggcagcaggtgctggggcagcagtAGAGATGGAGGTGCTGGTGCCAAGCCAGGACGAGCAGGGCCGGCCTATCCCCGAGTGGAAGCGGCAGGTGATGGTGCGCAAGCTGCAGCTCCGCATgcaggaagaagaggagcagcGGCGCAAG CCTGGGAGCCAGTCACCGCCCCCTTGCCGGCACAGGCCACTTGCCCATGGGGGCACACCAGGACCCACCAGGCAGCCAATGCAGGAGGAGGACACGTGGCACCTGGAGAGGCAGCTGGGGAATCTGCGGGTGATGCACGAGGCACAACCAGGGAAGCTGCTACCGGGGCGGCCAGAGGAGGAGCTGCCACTACTCATGCCGCTGTCTGCCACCCCGGCACCCCGGCGCTTTGCCCTCACCCACGAGGATGCACCTGCCCACGACAGCCAGTCCCCCACACTGCCAAGGAGCATGGCTGTGACAACAGCCACCCTGAGGGGCCAGGAgggccccagggcagagggggtgGTGAGCAGCCCTGGTGCCCAGCATGATGCCCGGCGCGAGATCCTGGGCTGTGGCGTCTCCGTCCGCAGCCTCAAGGCCAACTAcgaggggctgagggagcccCCTGTACCCCTCCCCAGGGTCACCAAGCACAAGTGGGCTCATTCCCCTGGCAGCACTCGCCAGCCCATCCTGGAGGAGGAGTATGGGGATGGGGCATTGCGGCTGAGCaggccagcactgccagagctgagcagcccATGTGAACGCACCAAGGGGTGCAAGGAGCGCGCTGTCTTCCTCTTTCTGGAGCACTGGAAGAAGCGGGCACTTGTGGCAATGCCTGGGGAGGAGCGGTCGCGGCGGCCAGGGAGCTGGCGGCCGGCGGCGGGGCAGCTGCTGGCCCGCTGGAGAAGTGTTGCCCGCCGAGTGCCAGGGCGTCAGATTCGGCGGCTGAGTCGCACCACGGTGCTGTACTGGCCCCAACACTTCCTACCCCATGTTGGCGGCTCACCCATGCCTCATGACAGCCTCCCACTCGACCTCTTCATGCTGGGTTACTTCCAACTTCTGGAGATGCCGCTCAGCCCTGAGGAGCGGCGCTTCCGTCACCTCCTCTGCTATGAGATGTTTGACCGCCTGGGCAGCTACAGCTGGCATCATGTCCGCCGTTTCCACCGCACCGTGCTGGAGCAGATCGAGGCTGGTCACCGCCACTGGCTCGATGGTTTTGAGGACCTCGTGCAGGAGTTTTTTGGTGATGACCCTGTGGCAGGGTCAGAGAGCCTGCCAGAACTGCCTACCATGGccccagaggggcaggaggcagcagtgccggtgccagtgctggagctgggcgAGTTCAGCGAGGAGGACATCTGCCGCTTCATCGACCGCAGCTTCTCCTtttggaaggagaaggaggcaCAGATGTCTGACACCTGA
- the ESPN gene encoding espin isoform X2 yields MALERTLLAARQGDVEALRGLRAAGLLRPGLRDALGASPAHHAARAGRLACLRYLAAEAALRGDARARNGATPAHDAAATGNLACLQWLLTQGGCGVQDTDNSGATILHLAARFGHHEVIEWLLRFGGSDPMAATNTGALPVHYAAAKGDFPSLRLLLGHCPSTLSAQTKTGATPLYLACQEGHLEIIQYLVQDCGADPHVRAHDGMTPLHAAAQMGHNTVIVWLMSFTTVSLSERDAEGATAMHFAASRGHAKVLSWLLLHGGEITADGWGGTPLHDAAENGELECCQILVVNGADLSVRDQDGYTAADLADYNGHSHCAQYLRTVENMSVEHRVLSRDPSADGECRQPDSGMSSPNTTASAPQARFEVGSPASTLSNYDSCHSSQSSTGEKRGGLPGAPAARECRTRGRGAGGMGPAPPDRLPCAGVPEPALADMQAYMDMLDPEMRPRGRGPAGEGPLPPPPPAFPPPPPPPPAIRPPPPPPGYPAPAPPAAPHTADIYVRAKNNLRHVESQALRRELASRDTSPEGLRRADSSRRSRNFGKQPSTGDYYKHLGHVVAEQPSPRRMAHSEEASPISADTMRNGESKPSAELPPPPPPPPLPDTACPTPPPPPPLAETPASPRRSSSSTGRGKALRQMKSTKSFNMMSPTGDNSELLAEIKAGKSLKPTPQSKGFTTVFSGSGQAGANAESPVSSPSPTRTPTPPATPEAAGPPRCLAGGSPEPVLNGNSPVPAAGAGAAVEMEVLVPSQDEQGRPIPEWKRQVMVRKLQLRMQEEEEQRRKPGSQSPPPCRHRPLAHGGTPGPTRQPMQEEDTWHLERQLGNLRVMHEAQPGKLLPGRPEEELPLLMPLSATPAPRRFALTHEDAPAHDSQSPTLPRSMAVTTATLRGQEGPRAEGVVSSPGAQHDARREILGCGVSVRSLKANYEGLREPPVPLPRVTKHKWAHSPGSTRQPILEEEYGDGALRLSRPALPELSSPCERTKGCKERAVFLFLEHWKKRALVAMPGEERSRRPGSWRPAAGQLLARWRSVARRVPGRQIRRLSRTTVLYWPQHFLPHVGGSPMPHDSLPLDLFMLGYFQLLEMPLSPEERRFRHLLCYEMFDRLGSYSWHHVRRFHRTVLEQIEAGHRHWLDGFEDLVQEFFGDDPVAGSESLPELPTMAPEGQEAAVPVPVLELGEFSEEDICRFIDRSFSFWKEKEAQMSDT; encoded by the exons ATGGCACTGGAGCGGACGTTGCTGGCGGCGCGACAGGGAGACGTGGAGGCGCtgcgggggctgcgggcggcTGGACTGCTGCGGCCGGGGCTGCGGGACGCCCTGGGCGCCTCCCCCGCACACCACGCCGCCCGCGCCGGTCGCCTCGCGTGTCTCCGGTACCTGGCGGCCGAGGCCGCGCTCCGCGGGGACGCGCGGGCGCGCAACGGGGCCACGCCGGCCCACGACGCCGCCGCCACCGGCAACCTCGCCTGTCTCCAGTGGCTGCTCACGCAGGGGGGCTGCGGCGTGCAG GACACAGACAACTCTGGTGCCACCATCCTACACCTGGCAGCCCGCTTTGGTCACCATGAGGTGATCGAATGGCTCCTCCGCTTTGGAGGCAGTGACCCCATGGCAGCCACCAACACAGGAGCACTGCCTGTCCACTACGCCGCGGCCAAAGGGGATTTCCCGTCCCTGCGACTCCTCTTGGGACACTGCCCCAG CACGCTGAGTGCCCAGACCAAGACGGGGGCTACCCCACTGTACCTCGCCTGCCAGGAAGGCCacctggagatcatccagtaCCTGGTGCAGGATTGTGGGGCTGACCCCCACGTGCGCGCACATGACGGCATGACCCCACTGCACGCTGCTGCCCAGATGGGCCACAACACTGTCATCGTATGGCTG ATGAGCTTCACGACGGTGAGCCTGTCGGAGCGAGATGCTGAGGGGGCCACAGCCATGCATTTTGCTGCCAGCCGTGGCCATGCCAAGGTGCTgagctggctgctgctgcacgGCGGGGAGATCACTGCTGACGGCTGGGGCGGCACACCACTGCATGATGCCGCCGAGAATGGCGAACTGGAG tgctgccagatCCTGGTGGTGAATGGTGCCGATCTCAGCGTCCGTGACCAGGATGGCTACACAGCAGCTGACCTTGCTGACTACAACGGCCACAGCCACTGTGCCCAGTACCTGCGCACTGTGGAGAACATG AGCGTGGAACACCGTGTGCTGTCGCGAGACCCCTCAGCGGATGGGGAGTGCCGGCAGCCTGACTCAGGCATGTCATCGCCCAATACCACGGCATCGGCACCCCAGGCGCGCTTCGAGGTGGGCTCCCCTGCCAGCACCCTCTCCAACTACGACTCCTGCCACTCCAGCCAATCCAGCACCGGGGAGAAGAGGGGCGGCCTCCCTGGGGCCCCCGCCGCCCGTGAGTGCAGGACCagggggcgcggggcggggggcatGGGACCAGCCCCCCCTGACCGCCTGCCCTGCGCAGGGGTGCCTGAGCCGGCGCTGGCGGACATGCAGGCGTACATGGACATGCTGGATCCTGAGATGCGGCCACGGGGCCGGGGCCCAGCAGGCGAGGGCCCCCTGCCGCCGCCACCCCCTGCCTTTCCCCCACCAcctcccccaccccctgccatccGGCCACCCCCGCCACCCCCTGGCTACCCTGCACCCGCGCCCCCTGCCGCCCCCCACACTGCTGACATCTATGTCCGGGCCAAGAACAACCTGCGGCACGTGGAGAGCCAGGCGCTGCGCCGAGAG CTGGCGTCGCGTGACACCAGTCCCGAAGGCCTGCGCAGGGCTGACTCCAGCAGGCGGTCAAGGAATTTCGGCAAGCAGCCGAGCACCGGTGACTACTACAAGCATCTGGGGCACGTTGTGGCCGAGCAGCCCAGCCCCCGGCGAATGGCGCACAGCGAAGAG GCATCACCCATCTCAGCAGACACCATGCGCAATGGGGAGAGCAAGCCCAGTGCCGAGCTGCCACCTCCGCCACCACCCCCACCACTGCCCGACACCGCCTGCCCGACGCCCCCACCACCGCCTCCGCTGGCCGAGACCCCCGCCAGCCCTCGccgctcctcctcctccacggGAA GAGGAAAGGCGCTCAGGCAGATGAAGA GTACCAAGTCCTTCAACATGATGTCCCCCACCGGTGACAACTCAGAGCTGCTGGCTGAGATCAAGGCTGGGAAGAGCCTCAAGCCGACTCCACAGAGTAAAGGCTTCACCACTGTCTTCTCTGGCAGCGGCCAGGCAGGGGCCAAC GCAGAGTCGCCGGTGTCCTCCCCGTCACCCACCAGGACGCCTACCCCACCAGCCACCCCCGAGGCTGCCGGGCCACCACGTTGCCTGGCAGGGGGCTCGCCGGAGCCGGTGCTAAATGGAAACTCACCAGTGCCggcagcaggtgctggggcagcagtAGAGATGGAGGTGCTGGTGCCAAGCCAGGACGAGCAGGGCCGGCCTATCCCCGAGTGGAAGCGGCAGGTGATGGTGCGCAAGCTGCAGCTCCGCATgcaggaagaagaggagcagcGGCGCAAG CCTGGGAGCCAGTCACCGCCCCCTTGCCGGCACAGGCCACTTGCCCATGGGGGCACACCAGGACCCACCAGGCAGCCAATGCAGGAGGAGGACACGTGGCACCTGGAGAGGCAGCTGGGGAATCTGCGGGTGATGCACGAGGCACAACCAGGGAAGCTGCTACCGGGGCGGCCAGAGGAGGAGCTGCCACTACTCATGCCGCTGTCTGCCACCCCGGCACCCCGGCGCTTTGCCCTCACCCACGAGGATGCACCTGCCCACGACAGCCAGTCCCCCACACTGCCAAGGAGCATGGCTGTGACAACAGCCACCCTGAGGGGCCAGGAgggccccagggcagagggggtgGTGAGCAGCCCTGGTGCCCAGCATGATGCCCGGCGCGAGATCCTGGGCTGTGGCGTCTCCGTCCGCAGCCTCAAGGCCAACTAcgaggggctgagggagcccCCTGTACCCCTCCCCAGGGTCACCAAGCACAAGTGGGCTCATTCCCCTGGCAGCACTCGCCAGCCCATCCTGGAGGAGGAGTATGGGGATGGGGCATTGCGGCTGAGCaggccagcactgccagagctgagcagcccATGTGAACGCACCAAGGGGTGCAAGGAGCGCGCTGTCTTCCTCTTTCTGGAGCACTGGAAGAAGCGGGCACTTGTGGCAATGCCTGGGGAGGAGCGGTCGCGGCGGCCAGGGAGCTGGCGGCCGGCGGCGGGGCAGCTGCTGGCCCGCTGGAGAAGTGTTGCCCGCCGAGTGCCAGGGCGTCAGATTCGGCGGCTGAGTCGCACCACGGTGCTGTACTGGCCCCAACACTTCCTACCCCATGTTGGCGGCTCACCCATGCCTCATGACAGCCTCCCACTCGACCTCTTCATGCTGGGTTACTTCCAACTTCTGGAGATGCCGCTCAGCCCTGAGGAGCGGCGCTTCCGTCACCTCCTCTGCTATGAGATGTTTGACCGCCTGGGCAGCTACAGCTGGCATCATGTCCGCCGTTTCCACCGCACCGTGCTGGAGCAGATCGAGGCTGGTCACCGCCACTGGCTCGATGGTTTTGAGGACCTCGTGCAGGAGTTTTTTGGTGATGACCCTGTGGCAGGGTCAGAGAGCCTGCCAGAACTGCCTACCATGGccccagaggggcaggaggcagcagtgccggtgccagtgctggagctgggcgAGTTCAGCGAGGAGGACATCTGCCGCTTCATCGACCGCAGCTTCTCCTtttggaaggagaaggaggcaCAGATGTCTGACACCTGA